The genomic window CACCGCAGCCCACGTAACCCGCCACGACTGGACCCTTGCCGAGGTCCGTGCCCTGTTCGAACAGCCCTTCAACGACTTGCTGTTCCAGGCACAGACCGTGCACCGCGCGCATTTCGACCCGAACCGCGTGCAGGTGTCCACCCTGCTGTCGATCAAGACCGGCGCCTGCCCCGAAGACTGCAAATATTGCCCGCAGTCCGGCCACTACAACACCGGCCTGGACAAGGAAAAGCTGTTGGAGGTGCAGAAGGTGCTGGAAGCCGCAGCCCAAGCCAAGGCCATCGGCTCGACGCGCTTCTGCATGGGCGCCGCCTGGAAGCACCCGTCCGCCAAGGACATGCCGTACGTGCTGGAAATGGTCAAGGGCGTGAAGAAGCTCGGCCTGGAAACCTGCATGACCTTGGGGCGCCTGGACCAGGAGCAGACCCAGGCGCTGGCCGAAGCGGGCCTGGACTACTACAACCACAACCTCGATACCTCGCCGGAGTTCTACGGCAACATCATCACCACCCGTACCTACGGCGAGCGCCTGCAGACCCTGGCGTACGTGCGCGAGGCGGGGATGAAGATCTGCTCCGGCGGCATCCTGGGCATGGGCGAGTCGGTGGACGACCGCGCCGGCCTGCTGATCCAGCTGGCCAACCTGCCCGAGCACCCCGAATCGGTGCCGATCAACATGCTGGTCAAGGTCAAGGGCACCCCGCTGGCCGAGGAGAAGGACGTCGATCCGTTCGACTTCATCCGCACCCTGGCGGTCGCCCGCATCATGATGCCGAAGTCTCACGTGCGCCTGTCCGCCGGCCGCGAACAGATGAATGAGCAGATGCAGGCCCTGGCCTTCATGGCCGGCGCGAACTCGATCTTCTACGGCGAGAAGCTGCTGACCACCGCCAACCCGCAGGCCGAGAAGGACATGCAACTGTTCGCCCGCTTAGGCATCAAGCCCGAGGAGCGCGAAGAGCACGCCGACGAGGTGCACCAGGCCGCCATCGAGCAGGCGCTGGTGGAGCAACGCGATTCCCAGCTGTTCTATAACGCCGCTTCGGCCTGATAGAGCGGCTCGTCTTCCTGTAGGAGCGAACTCGCTCGCGAACGCTTTTCCGGCTGCACAGTACGGGGCGGTTCGCGAGCAAGCTCGCTCCTGCAAAAGCTCTACCGCCGACACGGGGTTGCGTATGTCTTTCGATCTCGCCGCCCGCCTGGCCCAGCGCCAGGCGGACGATCTCTACCGCCGTCGCCCGCTGCTGCAATCGCCGCAGGGGCCGGAGGTGGTCATCGATGGCCAGCCGATGCTGGCCTTCTGTTCCAACGATTACCTGGGCCTGGCCAATCACCCCGAGGTGATCGCCGCAATGCGTGCCGGCGCCCAGCGCTGGGGCGTCGGCGGTGGCGCCTCGCACCTGGTCAACGGCCATTGCGGCCCGCACCACGAGCTGGAACTGGCCCTCGCCGAGTTCACCGGCCGCCCGCGCGCGCTGCTGTTTTCCACCGGCTACATGGCCAACCTCGGCACCGTCACGGCCCTCGTCGGCAAGGGCGACAGCGTGCTGGAAGACCGCCTCAACCATGCCTCGCTGCTGGACGCCGGCCTGCTGTCGGGTGCGCGTTTCTCTCGCTACCTGCACAACGACGCCGCCAGTCTCGCGTCGCGCCTGGACAAGGCCGACGGCAACACGCTGGTGGTGACCGATGGCGTGTTCAGCATGGACGGCGACCTCGCCGACCTGCCTGCGCTGTGCGCCGCGGCCCGGGAAAAGAACGCCTGGGTGATGGTCGACGACGCCCACGGCTTTGGCCCGCTGGGCGCGAACGGAGGCGGGATCGTCGAGCACTTCGGCCTGGGGCTCGACGACGTGCCGGTATTGGTCGGCACCCTCGGCAAGGCCTTCGGCACCGCCGGCGCCTTCGTGGCCGGCAGCGAGGAGCTGATCGAAACGCTGATCCAGTTCGCTCGACCCTACATCTACACCACCAGCCAGCCGCCCGCCGTGGCCTGCGCCACGCTCAGAAGCCTGGCGCTGCTGCGCGCCGAGGGCTGGCGCCGCGACCACCTGAACGCGCTGATCGCGCGCTTCCGCGCCGGCGCCCGCGCCATCGGCCTGAGCCTGATGGACAGCCCGACGCCGATCCAGCCGATCCTCATCGGCGGCAGCGCCCAGGCCATGGCGTTATCCGCCGAGCTGCGCCAGCGCGGCATCCTCGTCGGCGCGATTCGCCCGCCCACCGTGCCGGCCGGTACGGCGCGCCTGCGCGTGACCCTGTCCGCTTCGCACACCGAGGCGCAGGTGGACCGCCTGCTCCAGGCGCTCGCCGACAGCTGGCAGCGCGTGTCGTCTAGCCTTCTGGCAGAGATCGATGCCGAGGAGGGCGATGATGCGTGACCAACTGATCCTGCTGCCGGGGTGGGGCCTGGGCAGTGCGCCGCTGGAACCGCTGCGCGATGCGCTGCTGGAACAGGCGCCGCACTTGAACGTGCAGATCGAGCCGCTGCCGGCGGATGCCGAGCCGAACGCCTGGCTCGACGAGCTGGACGACAACGTCGCCCACGACGCCTGGATTGCCGGCTGGTCGCTGGGTGGCATGCTCGGCGCCGAACTGGCGGCGCGCCGCGGCGAGTCCTGCCGCGGGCTGGTGACGCTCGCCAGCAACCCGTGTTTCCGCCGCCGCGAGGACTGGCCGCAGGCCATGGCCGAAGACGTCTTCGAGGATTTCTTCGAGGCCTTCCTGCTGGAGCCGCACCTGGTGCGCAAGCGCTTCACGATGCTGGTCAGCCAGGGCGCGCGCGATGCCCGCACGCTGGCGCGGCAACTGCAGGTGGCGCTGCCGCAACTCAATGTCGAAGGCCTGACCGCCGGCCTGCAACTGCTGGGGCAGCTCGACACCCGCGCCGCGCTCAGCCGCTATCCCGGCCCGCAGCTGCACCTGTTCGCCGCCAACGATGCGCTGGTGCCGGCCAGCGCCGCCGAGGCGTTGCTCGAGTGGCTGCCGGACGTCGAGGTGAGCGTGCTCCCCGGCGCCAGCCACGGCCTGCCGCTGGAGCAGCCGGACGACGTGGCGAGCGCGATCCTGAGGTTCATCCACGAGGGCGACGATGGCTGATTGCAGCAGCGCGCTGCCCGACAAACGCCAGGTAGCCGCCTCATTCTCCCGCGCAGCGTCGACCTACGACGCGGTGGCGGAATTGCAGCGCGCCGTCGGCAGCCGGCTGCTCGAGCTGCTGCCGGCGCAGGCTGCGCCGCAGCGCTGGATCGACCTTGGCAGCGGCACCGGTTATTTCACCCGCGCCCTGGCGGCGCGTTATCCACAGGCGCTGGGCCTGTCCGTCGACATCGCCGAGGGCATGCTGCGCCACGCCCGCGAGCAGGGCGGCGCGCAGCACTTCATCGGTGGCGACGCCGAGCGGCTGCCGCTGCGCGATGGCGCCAGCGACCTGCTGTTCTCCAGCCTGGCGATCCAGTGGTGCGCTGACCTGCCAGCGGTGCTGGGCGAAGCGCGCCGCGTGCTGCGCCCCGGGGGCGTCGCGGCCTTCA from Pseudomonas sp. GCEP-101 includes these protein-coding regions:
- the bioB gene encoding biotin synthase BioB, whose translation is MSATAAHVTRHDWTLAEVRALFEQPFNDLLFQAQTVHRAHFDPNRVQVSTLLSIKTGACPEDCKYCPQSGHYNTGLDKEKLLEVQKVLEAAAQAKAIGSTRFCMGAAWKHPSAKDMPYVLEMVKGVKKLGLETCMTLGRLDQEQTQALAEAGLDYYNHNLDTSPEFYGNIITTRTYGERLQTLAYVREAGMKICSGGILGMGESVDDRAGLLIQLANLPEHPESVPINMLVKVKGTPLAEEKDVDPFDFIRTLAVARIMMPKSHVRLSAGREQMNEQMQALAFMAGANSIFYGEKLLTTANPQAEKDMQLFARLGIKPEEREEHADEVHQAAIEQALVEQRDSQLFYNAASA
- a CDS encoding alpha/beta fold hydrolase → MRDQLILLPGWGLGSAPLEPLRDALLEQAPHLNVQIEPLPADAEPNAWLDELDDNVAHDAWIAGWSLGGMLGAELAARRGESCRGLVTLASNPCFRRREDWPQAMAEDVFEDFFEAFLLEPHLVRKRFTMLVSQGARDARTLARQLQVALPQLNVEGLTAGLQLLGQLDTRAALSRYPGPQLHLFAANDALVPASAAEALLEWLPDVEVSVLPGASHGLPLEQPDDVASAILRFIHEGDDG
- the bioC gene encoding malonyl-ACP O-methyltransferase BioC; protein product: MADCSSALPDKRQVAASFSRAASTYDAVAELQRAVGSRLLELLPAQAAPQRWIDLGSGTGYFTRALAARYPQALGLSVDIAEGMLRHAREQGGAQHFIGGDAERLPLRDGASDLLFSSLAIQWCADLPAVLGEARRVLRPGGVAAFSSLCIGTLGELRQSWEAVDGFVHVNRFRAFEQYQQHCAASGLEVLELRTEDRVLHFPDLRSLTHELKALGAHNLNPGRPDGLTGRERVRALIAAYERFRQPAGLPATYRVVYAVLRKNCPV
- the bioF gene encoding 8-amino-7-oxononanoate synthase; protein product: MSFDLAARLAQRQADDLYRRRPLLQSPQGPEVVIDGQPMLAFCSNDYLGLANHPEVIAAMRAGAQRWGVGGGASHLVNGHCGPHHELELALAEFTGRPRALLFSTGYMANLGTVTALVGKGDSVLEDRLNHASLLDAGLLSGARFSRYLHNDAASLASRLDKADGNTLVVTDGVFSMDGDLADLPALCAAAREKNAWVMVDDAHGFGPLGANGGGIVEHFGLGLDDVPVLVGTLGKAFGTAGAFVAGSEELIETLIQFARPYIYTTSQPPAVACATLRSLALLRAEGWRRDHLNALIARFRAGARAIGLSLMDSPTPIQPILIGGSAQAMALSAELRQRGILVGAIRPPTVPAGTARLRVTLSASHTEAQVDRLLQALADSWQRVSSSLLAEIDAEEGDDA